From one Microbulbifer sp. A4B17 genomic stretch:
- a CDS encoding AHH domain-containing protein, which yields MARLNLHAHGVGINDPVNGVWLPRKYEYKGHWATPKAPAHKEIHRYNYETWIVAKFSQSGLPELVLRNRLREVKTRLKHGGYPQQITKAKDCEWDGSP from the coding sequence ATGGCCCGATTAAACCTGCATGCTCATGGTGTTGGTATCAATGACCCTGTAAATGGTGTTTGGTTACCACGGAAATATGAATATAAAGGGCACTGGGCTACGCCGAAAGCTCCCGCACATAAAGAAATTCACCGCTACAATTATGAAACATGGATTGTGGCAAAGTTTTCTCAGTCGGGACTTCCAGAGTTGGTATTAAGAAACCGATTGAGAGAGGTGAAAACAAGGTTGAAGCATGGCGGTTATCCTCAACAAATTACTAAAGCAAAAGACTGCGAGTGGGATGGCTCACCATGA
- the secG gene encoding preprotein translocase subunit SecG, with product MEKLVLVVHVLTALSIIGLILLQQGKGAEAGASFGAGASQTVFGSQGSGNFFSRLTAIFATVFFVTSFGLAILARQSAETNVDADLPQIPAAVEQIGPVDELPAIDSDIPQLETDLETGDIPQIPTDSTGSEEPAAGQENEEQQ from the coding sequence ATGGAAAAATTGGTATTAGTTGTACACGTTTTGACTGCGCTGAGCATTATCGGCCTGATTTTGCTGCAACAGGGTAAGGGTGCTGAAGCTGGTGCATCTTTTGGCGCGGGCGCGTCCCAGACAGTTTTTGGTAGCCAAGGTAGCGGAAATTTCTTTTCCCGCTTGACAGCAATTTTTGCGACGGTATTCTTCGTCACCAGTTTCGGCCTGGCCATCCTGGCAAGACAAAGTGCAGAAACTAATGTTGATGCGGACCTTCCGCAAATTCCAGCGGCGGTGGAGCAGATTGGCCCAGTCGATGAACTGCCGGCTATCGATAGCGATATCCCGCAGCTCGAAACAGATTTGGAAACTGGCGATATCCCACAGATTCCTACAGACAGTACCGGTTCAGAAGAACCCGCTGCTGGCCAGGAGAATGAGGAACAGCAGTAA
- the tpiA gene encoding triose-phosphate isomerase: MRTPLVAANWKMNGSREFAERFFTELNLEGVKSGVVVCPSFPYLGLVADAAEKSGCFSLGAQDLSQEPKGAFTGEVSASMLLDWNTRYVIVGHSERRSLYGETSELVAKKFVAAQKAGLNPILCVGETLEEREQERTLEVVAEQLKAVADIIDSAGWKQSVIAYEPVWAIGTGKTASPDEAQAVHASIRSQLGDLGAEVQILYGGSVKSANARELFAQADIDGALVGGASLDAGEFAEICRAAV, translated from the coding sequence ATGCGAACACCGCTAGTAGCAGCAAACTGGAAAATGAACGGCAGCCGCGAGTTTGCCGAACGTTTTTTCACCGAACTCAACCTCGAAGGTGTGAAGTCCGGTGTTGTTGTTTGCCCATCTTTTCCATATCTCGGCCTAGTGGCTGATGCAGCGGAAAAGAGCGGATGTTTTAGCCTGGGTGCCCAGGACCTTAGCCAGGAGCCCAAAGGGGCATTTACTGGTGAGGTTTCCGCTAGCATGTTGCTGGATTGGAATACCCGTTACGTTATTGTTGGGCATTCTGAGCGCCGTAGTCTCTACGGAGAAACCAGTGAGTTAGTGGCGAAAAAATTTGTTGCGGCCCAGAAGGCGGGACTGAATCCAATACTTTGCGTCGGGGAAACCCTTGAAGAACGCGAACAGGAGCGCACTCTCGAAGTGGTTGCTGAACAACTTAAAGCGGTTGCCGATATCATTGATTCGGCTGGCTGGAAGCAGTCCGTGATTGCCTATGAGCCGGTATGGGCCATTGGCACCGGAAAAACTGCTAGCCCTGATGAAGCCCAAGCTGTACATGCGTCTATTCGCTCGCAGTTGGGCGATTTGGGCGCTGAAGTACAGATTTTATATGGCGGTAGTGTAAAATCCGCAAATGCCAGGGAGCTTTTTGCCCAGGCAGATATTGATGGCGCCCTGGTGGGTGGAGCTTCGCTGGATGCCGGCGAGTTTGCTGAGATTTGTCGCGCTGCTGTTTGA